AGGATGTTTCCATTAGCGTGACGACGGTGGCGCTTCCGGTCAGTTTCGCCAATGCCTGGCCCATGTTGCTGGATGCCATCGAACAGACGAATCCCGATATTGTCATCGCCACCGGTTTGAAGCGGTCCGCCCGCGGCGTGCTGCTGGAGCGATGCGCCACGAATCTGATGGATGCGGCCAAGCCTGACGCCGACAATGTGATTCCGCCGCGCCGTCCGATCAATCCAGAAGGTCCGGCAGCATATTGGACACGCTTGCCGTTGCGTTCGATTCTGCGCGATTTCGCCAAACATGAGATTCCCGCCGCGTTGAGTTCGGATGCGGGCACGTTCGTCTGCAATTCGCTGTTCTACCAT
This window of the Bifidobacterium pseudocatenulatum DSM 20438 = JCM 1200 = LMG 10505 genome carries:
- a CDS encoding pyroglutamyl-peptidase I, which encodes MQQINIVISGFTPYDGIDVNPAVLVPEALAEYWNDPSQSVALSDDLLQDVSISVTTVALPVSFANAWPMLLDAIEQTNPDIVIATGLKRSARGVLLERCATNLMDAAKPDADNVIPPRRPINPEGPAAYWTRLPLRSILRDFAKHEIPAALSSDAGTFVCNSLFYHLLDWSAAQEKRILSGFVSLPIVNEQPHPQHGLSIAQQIAAGNDVIRESVRYYLQPSSSEILLG